From Desmodus rotundus isolate HL8 chromosome 12, HLdesRot8A.1, whole genome shotgun sequence, one genomic window encodes:
- the LOC112313879 gene encoding HLA class I histocompatibility antigen, B alpha chain-like: MCYRPLLLLLSGALALTETWAGPHTLTYFGTAVSGPGRGRNRYIGVIYVDDTEVQRFDTDALNPRLEPRVPWMEQQMPGYWNQGTGICVHWAQIREGNLKDLRDYYNQSEDVSHTYQEINGCTVGSDWRFLGGYSRFLYDGIEYISLNEDLSSWSAPNTETQVTWHKLVRFPDAEVRRAFLEGECLRRLHLFLEKGKEMLLRADPPKTQVTHHPISDHEVTLKCWALGFYPSDITLTWQRDGEDLTQDTELVETRPAGDGTFQKWAAVAMPPGEEQRYTCRVQHEGLPEPLTLRWDPPPQTTMTTMGIAAATLGLLGAVAAGAVLWRRRRSGKGRERYSQAACSDSAQGSDVSLTAPKV, from the exons ATGTGTTACCGACCCCTGCTCCTGCTGCTCTCgggggccctggccctgaccgAGACCTGGGCCG gcccccatACCCTGACATATTTCGGCACCGCCGTGTCCGGACCCGGCCGCGGGAGGAACCGGTACATCGGCGTCATCTACGTCGATGACACTGAGGTCCAGCGGTTCGACACCGATGCCCTGAACCCGAGGCTGGAGCCGCGGGTGCCGTGGATGGAGCAGCAGATGCCGGGGTATTGGAATCAGGGGACAGGCATCTGCGTGCACTGGGCACAGATTAGGGAAGGGAACCTGAAAGACCTGCGCGACTACTACAACCAGAGCGAAGACG TGTCCCACACCTACCAGGAAATCAATGGCTGCACCGTGGGGTCGGACTGGCGTTTTCTCGGCGGCTACAGTCGGTTTCTCTACGACGGAATCGAATACATCTCCCTGAACGAGGACCTGAGCTCCTGGTCAGCGCCCAACACGGAGACACAGGTCACCTGGCACAAGTTGGTGCGGTTCCCTGATGCGGAGGTCAGGAGGGCCTTCCTGGAGGGCGAGTGCCTGCGCCGGCTCCACCTTTtcctggagaaggggaaggagatgcTACTCCGAGCAG ACCCTCCAAAGACACAAGTGACCCACCACCCCATCTCTGACCACGAGGTCACCCTgaagtgctgggccctgggcttctACCCTTCGGACATCACCCTGACCTGGCAGCGTGATGGGGAGGACCTGACCCAGGACACAGAGCTTGTGGAGACGAGGCCTGCGGGGGACGGGACCTTCCAGAAGTGGGCGGCCGTGGCCATGCCCCCCGGGGAGGAGCAGAGATACACGTGCCGTGTGCAGCATGAGGGGCTGCCTGAGCCCCTGACCCTGAGATGGG ACCCCCCACCTCAGACCACCATGACCACCATGGGCATCGCTGCTGCCACCCTGGGTCTCCTTGGGGCTGTGGCCGCTGGAGCTGTGCTGTGGAGGAGGAGGCGCTCAG gcaaaggcagggagagaTACTCTCAGGCTGCCT GCAGCGACAGTGCCCAGGGctctgatgtatctctcacagcTCCTAAGG TGTGA